In Leishmania panamensis strain MHOM/PA/94/PSC-1 chromosome 6 sequence, the following proteins share a genomic window:
- a CDS encoding hypothetical protein (TriTrypDB/GeneDB-style sysID: LpmP.06.0210), protein MGVILNLSVYGLMIIPLVAMVKAHNLSLRKLSKLSIMMAAVQLAQSTIAMAVPPDMMGVQVSVQGALLPLVTVVFCFFTLNDTKAVKVMHLHDCGDGDVGAAVATLWCLCYTVLFRWFPWYHSLASRGFEAANLVSGAEAYLTLVTMLAMCRSFTTGSLTAAMAAWVLHVVGALAGAVAGLPVVGTALTAALMTAVSATVFCAPAERKKMKE, encoded by the coding sequence ATGGGCGTCATCCTGAACCTCAGTGTGTATGGTCTCATGATCATTCCGCTGGTCGCCATGGTGAAGGCGCACAATCTCTCTCTCAGAAAGCTGTCAAAACTGAGCATTATGATGGCTGCAGTTCAGCTAGCCCAGTCCACTATTGCCATGGCGGTGCCGCCCGATATGATGGGGGTGCAGGTCAGCGTGCAGGGtgcgcttctgccgctggTGACAGTCGTGTTTTGCTTCTTCACGTTGAATGACACGAAGGCCGTAAAAGTGATGCACCTGCACGACTGTGGGGACGGCGATGtaggcgcggcggtggcgacgttATGGTGCCTGTGCTACACAGTGCTCTTCCGCTGGTTCCCGTGGTACCACTCGTTGGCCAGCCGCGGCTTCGAAGCGGCGAATCTGGTGAGCGGGGCCGAGGCCTACCTCACCCTTGTCACGATGCTTGCCATGTGTCGAAGCTTCACTACCGGGAGtttgacggcggcgatggctgCGTGGGTCCTGCACGTCGTTGGGGCCCTTGCTGGCGCCGTGGCGGGCCTGCCGGTTGTGGGCACTGCCCTGACGGCTGCCTTGATGACAGCCGTTTCGGCCACCGTTTTCTGTGCCCCggcggagagaaag
- a CDS encoding hypothetical protein (TriTrypDB/GeneDB-style sysID: LpmP.06.0220), protein MHVKRHNAKLMEWYDAQLGIQLPFSPVFFELKQEERQAPLILLTFRTVREPTHRMAVTIEELYEPQTAAAYSEASLGRIADCAKILGQTTTRIGSKDYPAAEYCYVDEHQSMSCVFSIFVVYKRLAVTVQYVAPARVRSVMPTTVYDIVRFLSFATSSPSPSYLLISEPRLGLGYHLPLDFLVHEGLAESDGVEDRLFTSPMTTGGGFLSISPDSINAPQQHTRGAAGAGGAAYLPYHRSSSYVGHSGGGDGSAWMAPYATAMSHGGRRIGLITSYEPTDVATGATSLGGGGGGAAAATGGNGVPYAWRPYLEQQVCKAVRQLGLVLDNSDNNCAPHVVFQAPVAAHPPSRPTLLVEPYPLSIALNGNFSASDDVREEDSDAVALVTAFSLFREVRVDVNSAYLTLVPDALESAAAAAGLPSSTGVADTTAGTAKAYWSAFYVPVGTACVSFHFIASALRHPSTEFVSFCATVMNSVSLGNHYGQSVSVLYCNTRHDVLPFCLSLPPTGMATVEEPMLADPLCVVQATYGVEKVGVTVRVFPLFTSTTSSAGDGSSGGGGGGAVVMAATDSQPPTPSKALPLRPIAARRGNRQGSTFRQLQCMIRYYLSQFPGGVHIVSHERTTINAMPAIRVCFKPLWYAGGIEEGGTQHTGGGSATAVPTTSSVTSWDEIGGGGGGSSHATSDWVEVRDALLEEAIGQLNPFAQYFPPPPPPASYLWGQQQHPQHASPSSGTTEKVSTLVTAASLRKATATGAAASGGAEARTRDDHESHPFYEPRGDESQHSQGELEDPLRVAIAVCCEGNAFLFQASASEYTLGMSMQAVQTLATHLTPIPRGN, encoded by the coding sequence ATGCACGTAAAGAGGCACAATGCAAAGTTGATGGAATGGTACGACGCTCAACTTGGCATCCAGTTGCCCTTCTCCCCCGTCTTCTTTGAGCTCAAgcaagaggagcggcaggcgcCGCTGATTCTGCTAACTTTCCGCACAGTGCGGGAGCCAACGCACCGCATGGCCGTCACTATCGAGGAGCTCTACGAGCCgcagacagcggcggcgtacAGCGAGGCCAGTCTCGGCCGGATTGCCGACTGCGCCAAAATTCTAGGGCAGACGACCACGCGCATCGGTAGCAAAGATTACCCAGCGGCGGAGTACTGCTACGTCGATGAGCACCAGAGCATGAGCTGTGTCTTCTCCATATTTGTGGTCTACAAGCGGCTTGCGGTGACAGTGCAGTACGTGGCCccggcgcgtgtgcgcagcgtGATGCCGACAACCGTCTACGACATCGtgcgcttcctctcctttgccacGTCGTCTCCGTCGCCGTCGTACCTTCTCATATCTGAACCGCGTCTGGGCTTGGGGTACCACCTGCCGTTGGACTTCCTCGTTCACGAGGGCCTTGCGGAGAGCGATGGCGTGGAGGAccgcctcttcacctcccctatgaccaccggcggcggctttCTGTCCATCAGCCCCGACAGCATCAATGCaccccagcagcacacacgaggtgctgcaggtgcgggCGGGGCCGCGTATCTACCCTACCACCGTTCCTCCTCCTACGTTGgtcacagcggcggcggcgatggcagcgcGTGGATGGCGCCGTACGCAACGGCGATGAGTCACGGAGGTCGCCGCATTGGCCTCATCACCTCATACGAGCCAACAGATGTCGCCACAGGGGCGACTtccctcggcggcggcggcggcggcgcggcagctgcaacagGCGGCAACGGGGTCCCGTACGCATGGCGACCGTACCTTGAGCAGCAGGTTTGCAAGGCCGTACGCCAGCTGGGCCTCGTGCTCGACAACAGTGACAACAACTGTGCGCCCCACGTCGTCTTTCAGGCCCCTGTCGCCGCTCACCCGCCTTCGCGGCCGACGCTACTGGTGGAGCCGTACCCGCTGTCGATCGCGCTCAACGGAAACTTCAGCGCCAGTGACGACGTCCGCGAGGAAGACAGCGACGCAGTAGCGCTCGtcaccgccttctctctctttcgcgaAGTGCGTGTGGACGTTAACAGCGCCTATCTGACCCTTGTTCCGGACGCGCTagagagcgccgccgccgctgctggtttGCCGTCCTCCACGGGGGTGGCCGACACGACCGCTGGCACAGCCAAGGCGTACTGGAGCGCTTTCTACGTCCCTGTCGGCACAGCCTGCGTGAGTTTCCACTTCATTgcctcggcgctgcggcacccctCGACGGAGTTCGTTTCCttctgcgccaccgtcaTGAACTCTGTGTCGCTCGGCAACCACTACGGCCAGAGCGTGTCGGTGCTGTACTGCAACACCCGGCATGATGTGCTGCCCTTTtgcctgtcgctgccgccaacTGGGATGGCGACCGTCGAGGAGCCCATGCTAGCTGATCCGCTCTGTGTAGTGCAGGCCACGTATGGTGTGGAGAAGGTCGGCGTGACGGTGCGCGTCTTTCCGCTCTTCACGTCGACCACGTCATCGGCAGGGgatggcagcagtgggggcggcggcggtggtgctgtggtCATGGCGGCGACGGACAGCCAGCCCCCAACCCCGTCCAAGGCGCTTCCACTGCGCCCCATTGCCGCGCGCCGCGGTAATCGTCAGGGCTCCACCTTCAGGCAACTGCAGTGCATGATTCGGTACTACCTTTCCCAGTTCCCCGGCGGCGTGCACATTGTGTCCCACGAACGCACCACGATCAACGCGATGCCGGCCATCCGTGTGTGCTTCAAGCCTCTGTGGTACGCGGGGGGTattgaggagggagggacgcAGCACACCGGCGGCGGTAGTGCCACCGCTGTGCCAACAACATCCTCGGTGACCAGCTGGGACGAgatcggcggtggcggcggtggcagctcACATGCCACATCCGACTGGGTAGAGGTCCGGGATGCCCTGCTAGAGGAGGCGATTGGTCAGCTGAACCCCTTTGCGCAGTACTttccgcctccacccccgcCAGCGAGCTACCTCTGGggccagcaacagcacccaCAACAcgcgtcgccgtcctccGGCACGACCGAGAAGGTGAGCACTTTAGTGACAGCTGCGTCTTTGCGGAAAGCCActgccaccggtgctgcggctAGTGGCGGTGCCGAGGCAAGGACGAGGGACGATCACGAGAGTCACCCCTTCTACGAGCCGCGTGGTGACGAGTCTCAGCACTCACAGGGGGAGCTGGAGGACCCATTGCGCGTCGCTATCGCCGTCTGCTGCGAGGGCAACGCCTTCCTCTTCCAGGCTTCTGCCTCCGAATACACGCTGGGCATGTCAATGCAGGCGGTGCAGACACTGGCGACGCACTTGACACCGATTCCTCGCGGTAACTGA
- a CDS encoding hypothetical protein (TriTrypDB/GeneDB-style sysID: LpmP.06.0230) translates to MDLFSGLTSESRNAIDDFFRWSRLSLDKFKRDLAVEASAFQSGNLWREQYTKEEVSQMLNGQLALVLGVVDTQMEGTTAASAELMRAVLREGDRQRLTLSIDVRAVLNNAGGVNAMGEHGRQLMSGPTGRLAPLTLAEAGGEAARQLAEANAEVRRLQMKLQQVTDAYTQVMSGRSSDTANLLSMQDAMNDKERLAAELARRCQGQDTSLATVVQELRSEVAEAKRELATRLHQSTQYQQVKRLLAQRNEQLKAMRERLTAYDPSFAHCGDDIAAEDD, encoded by the coding sequence aTGGACCTGTTCTCGGGGCTCACGTCAGAGTCACGAAATGCTATCGACGACTTCTTCCGCTGGTCGCGTCTCTCCCTCGACAAGTTCAAACGTGACTTGGCAGTGGAGGCAAGTGCGTTTCAGTCCGGCAACTTGTGGCGGGAGCAATACacaaaggaggaggtgtcGCAGATGCTGAATGGACAGCTAGCGCTGGTGCTCGGTGTCGTGGACACACAGATGGAGGGGACTACGGCAGCCTCGGCCGAGCTCATgcgcgcggtgctgcgcgaaGGTGATCGGCAGCGGCTGACGCTGAGCATTGACGTGAGAGCGGTGCTGAACAATGCCGGCGGCGTGAACGCGATGGGGGAGCATGGCCGTCAGTTGATGAGCGGCCCGACAGGTCGTTTGGCTCCCCTCACTCTGGCGGAGGCCGGcggagaggcggcgcggcagctggcggaggcgaaCGCAGAagtgcggcggctgcagatGAAACTGCAACAAGTGACGGACGCCTACACGCAAGTGATGAGCGGGCGCTCGTCGGACACGGCTAACTTGCTGTCGATGCAGGATGCAATGAACGACAAGGAGCGCCTTGCCGCCGAGCTGGCGCGCCGGTGTCAGGGGCAGGACACATCGCTCGCGACGGTAGTGCAAGAGCTGCGCTCCGAGGTagcggaggcgaagcgcgAGCTTGCCACGCGGCTGCATCAATCCACGCAGTATCAGCAAGTGAAGCGGCTCctggcgcagcgcaacgAGCAGCTCAAGGCGATGCGTGAGCGGCTGACTGCTTACGACCCGTCGTTTGCCCATTGTGGTGACGACATCGCTGCTGAGGACGACTGA
- a CDS encoding 5'-3' exonuclease, putative (TriTrypDB/GeneDB-style sysID: LpmP.06.0240): protein MGVPKFFRWAAERFPSIITPFKDSPPPVDNLYLDINGIIHNCTHPNDVDATRRSPTEKEMIQAMFIYLEKLFNAIQPRKYFLLAVDGVAPRAKMNQQRQRRYRAGYEMMVAREEALAMGEEVPEEKDMFDSNCITPGTPFMVRVSTEFQYFITMKLSTDPAWQRCEIIFSGHDCPGEGEHKIVDFIRRRKMQPNYDPNETHCMYGLDADLVMLALATHEPHFVLLREVVTFGPGSRKERERQEEDEAKGLVKDKAYHKADEFVLLHISVFRDYLQLEVKDYLAKAKSNTNIDFERIVDDFVFMCFFIGNDFLPTLPTIGINDGSIPVLLRLYVDNLLSKNRYLTHKGEIDWRNAEVWLNEVGRLEFETLRRRQQEEAEYQKNRARRDPTHEVDTTSAMPITSILEFKQRYYGEKHGFVGGWDANSEDMRRLREHYVEGLMWVMHYYYQGVPSWKWFFPHYYAPMASDLVNLPGISARVTFEVGKPFQPHQQLLAVLPPMSYLSMPKAYWPLLRSPSSPLAKYLPEHIVIDREGARAPWEGIVLIPFIDERTLLAAYESVQQNVSPEDAANNVNGPPLRFRYDGKMTPYELEDQMFGSLRNVFVRRETYAFPPIDKFIPQLCPGVHVGTQQLEGFSTLQSKRDLIQTIFEAGVVTIFGRPTKNDSLILQMRDFFKAKSIDQVATLVGKEVLVGFPHYKRARVACVKDVHKCITALYSKEGTFSGTEEHKNNRDESAAFLREAETHARFMKSQLGLAVEQVHALVYVHRFNGMQVTRKGHIERHFSTTWTCYPIHLICTLESIDMKEDSRYVERYRSEGDSAFGARCVYIGPQPKSKKSQVDVYGCCGTVLTTGQHDTATQQGDQLTVRLKVFQEPLRLPEELLQFSALRNWTALPQVAASLDILPHTLTSICSSLVTSPQFGSRELGLCLKFSGRCIAKVGYAKLVQHNFNPWYVGNKDIFSRMEKDTEDIGYHLEMGEKGDFAGNSSNNRGGSGTWYFSRDAQELIHDYVKRFRPLIQYIEAGGVNSRSLEPQQFLTGKWRDKDAAEVLTDIETFLIESGLRETPMITATEEAFPQQLLEQLEMSLQEQQSRSFKELSLRQVSRNQLYFPVTYSSSGHLVPLPLPKEQTFSLGSRVTNCRATGTVPFGMQGTIVRLLASGREAEVVYDTPFTGGTRLDGRLKDTRAAITKLSALLVLKSTDAPQPQPEAQAQPQSQPDMRAASTASTDGSARLRELEFLLQANGIHIDPSGKSTGSPPSLPAAFQNPAATAARAGLADSGASHSLTAGASASVVPRPRSAAAPEQTPASATPGKRSTPASATAHLFSSASSLASATGESHTSPASLKITAAPGSSGISLQDLAKHLPTSTSQLSPVRVASPASHAPASTAVAATTTTAPTGITIPAPKSAQQHQHSPQPVLPPLPAPATAAAASVGAASLHPSNESKEASPGLTTRPKPRNLHVIPGDFLSGQFKIKYTNTGSLFRSWLNTFTAEAVSKTLAELEAGENANPT, encoded by the coding sequence ATGGGTGTTCCCAAATTCTTCCGCTGGGCGGCGGAGCGCTTCCCCTCCATCATCACCCCTTTCAAGGACTCGCCACCACCGGTAGACAACCTCTACCTCGATATCAACGGTATCATCCACAACTGCACGCACCCGAACGATGTAGACGCAACGCGGCGCAGTccgacagagaaggagatgATTCAGGCTATGTTCATCTATCTCGAGAAGCTCTTCAATGCCATCCAGCCGCGCAAGTACTTCCTGCTTGCCGTCGATGGTGTTGCGCCGCGCGCGAAAATGAAtcaacagcgccagcgccgctacCGCGCCGGTTACGAGATGATGGTcgcgcgcgaggaggcgctcgCAATGGGTGAAGAGGTGccggaggagaaggacatGTTCGACAGCAACTGCATCACTCCTGGTACCCCATTCATGGTGCGTGTGAGCACGGAGTTTCAGTATTTCATCACAATGAAGCTGTCCACCGATCCGGCGTGGCAGAGGTGCGAGATCATCTTCTCCGGCCACGACTGCCCTGGTGAGGGCGAGCACAAGATCGTTGATTTCATCCGTCGGCGGAAGATGCAGCCTAACTACGACCCCAACGAGACCCATTGCATGTACGGCCTCGATGCCGATCTCGTCATGCTGGCGCTCGCCACACACGAGCCACACTTTgtactgctgcgcgaggtcgTCACGTTCGGTCCCGGCTCTCGCAAGGAGCGGGAGCGgcaagaggaggatgaggcaAAAGGCCTCGTGAAGGACAAGGCGTACCACAAGGCGGACGAGTTTGTGCTGCTACACATCAGCGTATTCCGCGACTACCTCCAACTAGAGGTGAAGGACTACCTGGCAAAGGCGAAGAGCAACACAAACATCGACTTTGAGCGCATCGTTGACGACTTCGTCTTCATGTGCTTCTTCATTGGTAATGACTTTCTGCCGACACTGCCGACCATCGGCATCAACGATGGCAGCATACCAGTGCTCCTGCGCCTCTACGTGGACAACTTGCTCAGTAAGAACAGGTACTTGACGCACAAGGGTGAGATCGACTGGCGCAACGCCGAGGTGTGGCTGAACGAGGTGGGCAGGCTCGAGTTCgagacgctgcgccgccgtcagcaggaagaggcggagtACCAGAAGAACCGCGCTCGCCGTGACCCTACCCACGAGGTGGACACCACCTCCGCGATGCCTATCACATCGATCCTGGAGTTCAAGCAACGCTACTACGGTGAGAAGCACGGCTTCGTTGGCGGCTGGGACGCGAACAGTGAAGACATGCGCCGACTGCGGGAACACTACGTGGAGGGGCTCATGTGGGTTATGCATTACTACTATCAAGGCGTGCCTTCATGGAAGTGGTTCTTTCCGCACTACTACGCACCCATGGCGAGTGACCTGGTGAACCTCCCCGGCATCTCTGCCCGCGTGACGTTTGAGGTCGGCAAGCCCTTCCAGCCGCACCAGCAACTGCTGGCCGTACTGCCGCCCATGTCATACTTGTCCATGCCCAAGGCCTACTGGCCTTTGCTACGCAGCCCGAGTAGCCCACTTGCCAAGTACTTGCCAGAGCACATCGTCATTGACCGCGaaggcgcgcgtgcgccgTGGGAGGGAATTGTGCTCATTCCATTCATCGACGAGCGCACGCTGCTCGCCGCTTACGAGTCTGTGCAGCAAAACGTCAGTCCTGAGGACGCCGCGAACAACGTAAAtgggccgccgctgcggttcCGCTATGACGGCAAGATGACGCCGTACGAGCTGGAGGATCAGATGTTCGGCTCTCTCCGGAACGTCTTCGTGAGGCGCGAGACGTACGCGTTCCCTCCCATCGACAAGTTTATCCCCCAGCTGTGCCCCGGCGTGCACGtcggcacgcagcagcttGAGGGTTTCAGCACCCTGCAGTCGAAGCGCGACCTCATCCAGACGATCTTCGAGGCTGGAGTCGTGACGATCTTTGGCCGTCCCACCAAGAACGACAGCCTCATCCTGCAGATGCGCGACTTCTTCAAGGCCAAATCGATCGACCAGGTGGCAACGCTCGTCGGCAAGGAGGTACTCGTCGGCTTCCCGCATTACAAGCGCGCCCGTGTCGCCTGCGTGAAGGATGTGCACAAGTGCATCACTGCCTTATACAGCAAGGAGGGCACCTTCAGCGGCACCGAGGAGCACAAGAACAACCGCGACGAGTCGGCTGCTTTCCTGAGGGAGGCGGAAACGCACGCGCGTTTTATGAAGTCACAGCTGGGCCTCGCCGTGGAGCAGGTCCACGCTCTTGTGTACGTGCACCGCTTTAATGGAATGCAAGTGACGCGCAAAGGCCACATTGAGCGACACTTTTCGACCACCTGGACGTGCTACCCAATCCATCTTATCTGCACCCTGGAGAGCATCGACATGAAGGAGGACAGCCGCTACGTCGAGCGCTACCGCAGCGAAGGGGACAGCGCATTCGGTGCCCGTTGCGTCTACATTGGCCCGCAGCCCAAGTCAAAGAAGTCGCAGGTGGACGtgtacggctgctgcggcacagTTTTGACGACTGGCCAGCACGAcacggcgacgcagcagggCGATCAGCTGACAGTGCGCCTCAAGGTGTTTcaggagccgctgcggctgccggaGGAACTGCTGCAGttctctgcgctgcgcaactggacagcgctgccgcaggtggCGGCCAGTCTCGACATTTTGCCGCACACCCTCACGAGCATCTGCAGCTCCCTCGTCACATCACCGCAGTTTGGCTCTCGCGAGCTAGGGCTGTGCCTAAAGTTCTCCGGGCGGTGCATTGCCAAGGTTGGGTATGCGAAGCTGGTCCAGCACAATTTCAACCCATGGTACGTGGGGAACAAGGACATCTTCTCTCGCATGGAAAAGGACACGGAGGACATCGGTTACCACTTGGAGATGGGCGAGAAGGGCGACTTCGCGGGCAATTCGAGCAACAATCGTGGTGGTAGCGGCACGTGGTACTTCTCCCGCGACGCGCAGGAGCTGATCCACGACTACGTGAAGCGGTTCCGTCCACTCATCCAGTACATCGAGGCAGGTGGCGTAAACTCACGCAGCCTTGAGCCACAGCAGTTTCTGACGGGCAAGTGGCGCGACAAGGACGCGGCCGAGGTGCTAACAGATATTGAGACGTTCTTGATCGAGTCAGGGCTGCGCGAAACGCCGATGATTAcggcgacggaggaggcctttccgcagcagctgctcgagcagctcgagatgtcgctgcaggagcagcagagccgcAGCTTCAAGGAGCTCTCGCTTCGGCAGGTGAGCCGCAACCAGCTTTACTTTCCTGTCACTTACAGCAGTAGCGGCCATCTCGTGCCGCTTCCGCTGCCGAAGGAGCAAACCTTCTCTCTGGGCTCGCGGGTCACGAACTGCCGCGCCACGGGCACTGTTCCCTTCGGCATGCAGGGCACGATCGTGCGCCTGCTGGCCAGCGGCAGGGAGGCTGAGGTCGTGTATGATACCCCCTTCACAGGAGGCACTCGACTTGATGGCCGCCTCAAGGACACTcgcgccgccatcaccaaGCTGTCGGCGCTTCTCGTGCTCAAGTCGACGGATGCACCGCAACCACAGCCCGAAGCCCAAGCCCAGCCGCAGTCGCAGCCTGACATGAGGGCCGCTTCAACCGCCTCTACGGACGGGTCAGCGAGGCTGAGGGAGCTCGAATTCCTCCTGCAGGCGAACGGCATTCACATAGACCCATCGGGCAAATCCACGGGGTCtccaccatcgctgcctgcgGCGTTTCAGAACCCCGCGGCTACCGCGGCTCGCGCTGGCCTGGCCGATTCTGGTGCCAGCCATAGCCTCACCGCTGGTGCTAGTGCAAGCGTTGTGCCGCGGCCGCGCAGTGCGGCTGCACCGGAGCAGACGCCGGCGTCAGCGACACCAGGCAAGCGCTCTAcccccgcctccgccaccgcccaTTTGTTCTCCAGCGCGTCTTCATTGGCGTCGGCTACAGGAGAGTCCCACACCAGTCCCGCGAGCCTCAAAATCACGGCTGCCCCGGGGAGCAGCGGGATCAGCCTCCAGGACTTGGCCAAACACTtgcccacctccacctcccagCTCTCGCCCGTCAGGGTCGCCTCGCCGGCTAGTCACGCTCCAGCGTCGACTGCGGTTGCGGCAACGACAACAACGGCGCCTACCGGCATCACCATCCCTGCACCCAAgtctgcacagcagcaccaacactCGCCGCAGCCCGTTTTGCCTCCGCTACCTGCgccagcgactgcagcggcagcgtcggtggGGGCGGCCTCGCTGCACCCAAGCAACGAGTCGAAGGAGGCGTCTCCTGGCTTGACCACGCGCCCCAAGCCGCGCAACCTGCACGTCATCCCGGGGGACTTCCTGAGTGGGCAGTTCAAGATCAAGTACACGAACACAGGCTCGTTGTTCCGCAGCTGGCTCAACACTTtcacggcggaggcggtgagcAAGACCCTCGCCGAGCTTGAGGCAGGGGAGAATGCGAATCCCACGTGA
- a CDS encoding hypothetical protein (TriTrypDB/GeneDB-style sysID: LpmP.06.0250), whose product MDSTYKEPSGAAVPTSYAVLSLPSKATMRRKGYNPDDVNYNGGLALHPLATWRTFSLPDGCTYKDAVTAVQTANAKPWGPIKIRLNFSDGRYEQFERAAPSVMDSLQSTTTYNPNSVFKEETLSLSTMRRAQQQPRLRPLVDERGHHLSSKPIPRTFAPEELYKNCPPPVLCQPGYDFTPVSYNTFLLKPQDPPQGVRNVQSNFTHSICDYRPRSYLRPEGATGTTHASRHCHCNEVFQVGDYTMDFACEGTTVNHRNRLVMKDYSRIGTLKANSSVVGRRHARRPRFGCTAMAARESSATAVSSAADEETA is encoded by the coding sequence ATGGACTCGACGTACAAGGAGccgagcggcgcagctgtgccgaCCAGCTACGCAGTGCTGAGTCTGCCGAGCAAGGCGACCATGCGCCGCAAAGGCTACAACCCGGATGACGTGAACTACAACGGCGGCCTTGCCTTGCACCCGCTCGCCACCTGGAGGACGTTCAGCCTGCCAGATGGATGTACATACAAGGATGCcgtgacggcggtgcagaCGGCCAACGCGAAGCCATGGGGACCGATCAAGATCCGCCTCAACTTCTCCGATGGCCGATACGAGCAGTTCGAGCGGGCGGCGCCGTCCGTCATGGACTCCCTTCAAAGCACCACGACGTACAACCCAAATAGCGTCTTCAAGGAAGAGACCCTGTCGTTGTCAACGATGcgccgcgcgcagcagcagcctcgtcTTCGTCCGCTGGTGGACGAGCGCGGccaccacctcagcagcaAGCCCATCCCACGCACCTTCGCTCCTGAGGAGCTCTACAAGAACTGCCCTCCGCCGGTACTGTGCCAGCCTGGCTATGATTTCACTCCAGTAAGCTACAACACGTTCCTGCTGAAGCCGCAGGACCCGCCGCAGGGGGTGCGCAACGTGCAGAGCAACTTCACGCACAGCATCTGCGACTACCGCCCGCGCTCGTACCTTCGCCCGGAGGGGGCGACGGGGACTACACATGCCAGCCGTCATTGCCACTGCAACGAAGTGTTTCAGGTTGGCGACTACACAATGGACTTTGCCTGTGAGGGGACGACGGTCAACCACCGCAACCGCCTCGTGATGAAGGATTACTCACGCATCGGTACGCTGAAGGCGAACTCCTCTGTTGttggccgccgccacgcccGCAGGCCGCGCTTTGGTTGCACTGCCATGGCGGCTAGGGAGTCCAGCGCTACCGCGGTTTCCTCAGCAGCCGACGAGGAGACGGCgtag